TGAGGGCACGGTCATGAAGAAGTAACTTGCAGCACAACTTTTCGGCACGTTCTGACTTGTCTTCAGGGGCGGCGGCAGCGCGATTTTCGCGGCCGGGACCCCGGTCTCGGGATCGGGTTCGTCGGGGTGGCGCTGGCCTGGAATTACTTCGGCGAAGACGATCCCGCGCCGCTGATGAGCGATGCGATCCTGCCTGAAACCAATGGCACCATCGGCCCGGGGCCGGGCACCTGAACGACGCAATTTCCGATACATGGGCCGGCGGCCCGGCCGATTGACTTGTTCGCCCGCCTGCCCGACCTTGGCGCAATCTTAAAGAAGGAACCGCGCCAATGGCTGAAACCGATTTCCCCCTGATCGACCTCGGGGCGTTCCTTGCCGCAGACGCCCCGACGCGTGCCCGCATCGGGGCCGAGGTCGACCGCGCCTGCCGCGAAACCGGGTTCCTGGCGGTCACCAATCACGGTGTACCCGACACCGCGATCCGGGGCATCTGGACCTGCCTTCAGGCCTTCTTCGATCAGGGCGTCGCGGAAAAGCAGGCACTGGCCCCGGCGCCGGGCGCGCCCTATGGCTATCTCGGTCCCGGCACGGAAGCGCTGGCAAAATCGCGCGGCGAGGACACGCCCCCCGACCTGAAGGAAAGCTTCAACGGCGGGCCGCTGACGATCCCACCCGGCGAAACCGACCCCGATGCGCTGGCCTTCTGCTATGCGCCCACCCCCTGGCCCGCCGCGCCAGAAGGGTTCCGCGCCGCCTGGGAAGCCTATTACTCCGAGATGGAGCAGCTCGCCGCGCGGATCATGCAGGTCTTTGCCGTGGCGCTGGACCTGCCCGAAGACCACTTTGCCGGGGTCATCGACCAGCCGATTTCGGCGCTGCGGGCCCTGAATTATCCGGGTCAGGACAGGCCGCCGCAGGCTGGCCAACTGCGCGCCGGGGCACATACCGACTACGGATCGCTGACTATCCTGCTGCCCGAACCCGGCTCACGCGGGCTCGAGATCCTGACGCCGCAACAGGTCTGGCGCCCGGTCCCGCCGGTCGAAGGGGCCTTCGTGATCAATATCGGCGACCTGATGACGCTCTGGACCGGGGGGCAATGGGTTTCGACCCTGCACCGCGTGGTGACCCCGCCGGAACAGGCCCGGCAGCGGCGTATGTCGCTGGCCTTCTTCCACCAGCCGAACTGGCACGCAGAAATCCGTCCCCTGGCCGGGGATGGCGCGGAAACGGCGGTGTCGGGCCCCTACCTGATGGGCAAGTTCGCTGCCGCGAACAGCTGACAGGCGGCCGGGACTTGAAAGCCCTTACCAGGAATTGAAGGCCAGATACTTGCCCGACATTGTCACCTGCACCCGGTCGCCCTTGGGGCTGGGCACGCGGGTGACCGACATGCCGATTGCCTCGGCAATCCCCGCCCGGGTCAGGCCCGCCGCCCGTTTGGAGGCGATGATCAGCGCGGTGACGTCTTCCTTTTCCAGCAAGGTGATCTCGGCAAGGTCCTTCATGGGTCGTCTCCCTGTTTGGTGGTCATTGCGAAGCGAGTTGGATCGCCAGGATCAGGCAAAGTATCGCCAGCACCGCAGACAGCCCCTGCCAGAAACGCAAAGGATGGCGTTCGATCAGCGGCCGGTGTGCCTGTGCGGTCCAGCCGGCGCCGGGGCGGGCGAGGTCGGCACAGAATTCAGACAGCGCATCGTAGCGGCGCAGGGGATCGGGATGCAGCGCACGGCGCAACGCCAAGTCGATCCAGTCGGGCACGCTGCTGTCGTCATCCCGCGCCGGGCGATAGCGCAGGCGGCGCTGATCGGCGCGGCTGGTGACCCGGGACGCCTGCGCGCCGTAGGGCAGCCGACCGGTCAACATTTCATAGGCGATGACGCCAAGCGCGAACTGGTCCGACCGCCAGCTGACCACATCGCCGCTCAGGTATTCGGGGGCGGTATATTGCAGTGTGCCGGGCATCTCGCCCAGAGTGCCGGGCGCGGCCTCTTCCACCCCTGCAACGGTGGCAGAGCCGAGGTCGATGATCTTCACCAGCCCCTCGCGGTCGATCATGATGTTCTCGGGGCGGATGTCCTGATGGATCATCTGGCGGCGATGCAGCGCGCGCAGCCCGGCGGCGATCTGCCCCAGCAGGTCGCGCACGACGCCAAGCGAGGGGGCCGGCGTGTCGGTCATCCACTGCCGCAGGGTCTGGCCGTCGACATATTCCGTGACCACGTAAAGCGACGAGCGCGGCGCGGTGCGCTCCGGCACCGCCAGCACATGCGGCGAGGTCACCCGGCGGGCGATCCATTCCTCCAGAACGAAACGGCGCCGGGTCTCGGCATCGGCGGCAAGCTCGCCCGCCGGGATCTTCAGGGCAAAACGGCGCCCGTCGGCATCGCTGGCAAGAAAGACATGGCTGCGGTCGCTGGCGTGGATCTGGCGCAGGACCCGGTAGCCGTCGATCTGCCCGCCGGGCTGCGGCAACGGCGGCACCGGCAGGCGCGCCTCCTCTGGCACGAGCGGCGCGTCCTCGGGCGGCAGCGCATCGACACGCAAGACCTGCACCGTTACATTGTCGGGGCTGCCATTGGCCAGCGCCCGCGCCAGCAGGTCCGCAGCCGCATCATCGGGCGGGGCGGCAAGGGCGGCGGTGATCTCGGCCTGTGTCAGGTAATCATGCACGCCGTCGCTGCTGAGCACAAAGATATCGCCGGGTTCCAGCGCGATCCGGCGATAGTCGATTTCGACATGCGCGGCACTGCCAATGGCCCGCGACAGGTAGATTTCGCCCGAAGCAAGCCGGGTCTGGTGATCTTCGGTCAGCACTTCGATCGCGCCGCCGCGCAGCAAGGTCACGCGGCTGTCCCCCACATGCAGCACATGGGCCTCGCGCCCCTTCAGGATCAGCACCGACAGGGTGCAGACCCGCCCCCGGTCGATATCGTCAAGGTCGCTGTTCTGCCCGAACAGCCAGGCATTGGTCGCCGCGATCACCCGGCAGGCAGCCACCCGCGCGGTCCAGGCGTCGGGCGTGGCGTAGTAATCGCCGAGCAGGCTCTTGACGGTGGTCTCGGCGGCCTCGGCGCTGACGGCGCTGGAACTGATGCCATCGGCCAGCGCCAGGGTGATGCCCTTCAGGTCCAGTTCGGCCCCAGTAGGGATCATCGCCCCGTGGAAGTCCTGATTTACCGCCTTGCGCCCGGCATCGGACCCCTGGCCAAGCGTCACCGCAAACCGTTGGCGAATATCAGCATCCTTGAGCATGTTGGAAACTCGTTCCTTGGTCAGATGGGGCCCCGCCGCGACGGGACCCCGTGGATCGGGCCCTATTCGGCCGGTATCTTTTCGATATCGTCATTGCGGGCGACCGCGTTGCGCTTGGGGCTTTCGCGGAAATGGGTGGCGTAGATCATGCCGCCCACGAAGGTCAGGCCCCCGACAAGGTTGCCGACCACAACCGGGATCTCGTTGTAGATGAAGTAATCCGCCCAGGTGAATTCGCCGCCCAGGATGATGCCGCTGGGGAACAGGAACATGTTGACGATGGAATGTTCGAAACCAAGGTAGAAGAAGATCAGGATCGGCATCCACATCGCCATGATCTTGCCCGAAACCGAGGTCGACATCATCGCGGCGACGACGCCCGTGGACACCATCCAGTTGCACATCACGGCGCGGATGAAGACCGTCAGCAGCCCCGCGCCACCGGCGGCGGCATAGCCAAGGGTCCGAGCCTCGCCGATCTGGCCGATCTTCTGGCCGATCGCGTCGGGTTCCTGGCTGAAGCCCATGGTAAAGATGATCGCCATGAAGACCGCCACCGTCAGCGCGCCGGCGAAATTCCCGACAAAGACCAGCCCCCAGTTGCGCAGCACGCCGCCCCAGGTACAGCCCGGCCGTTTGGCCAGCAGCGCCAGCGGCGCAAGGGTGAAGACGCCGGTCAGCAGGTCGAAGCCCAGCAGGTAGAGAATGCAGAAACCGACCGGGAACAGCAGCGCGCCGATCAGCGGATTGCCCGTGTTCACGGTGACGGTAACTGCAAAGGCCGCCGCCAGCGCCAGGATGGCACCCGCCATATAGGCCCGGATCAGCGTGTCCTTGGTCGCCATGAAGATCTTGGATTCGCCGGCATCGACCATTTTCGCCGCGAATTCCTTGGGCTGAACATAAGCCATTGGATTTCCTTTCAGAAACAGCGCCTGGGGATCAGGTGCCGGGGGGCAGTTGCAATTGAAGAACCCGCCCCTTCAGGCAGGTCGGACCGGGAGTTCAGACCGGCATCAGGAGAGCGATCGCGACGGGGTCGATGGGATCGACCCCCTGGGCGATAAGGATGTGCGTCTGGCTGGACATGAAGATCTCCGGTGGTCGCCTGGATCTGCGGACCGGGATGCGCCGGGGCCGCGGTGATTTCGGTCAGGAGCGCGCACGGGCGCACAAAGGCGGTCCTCGCAAGAGAGGAGCGGTCCTGCAGCGCCATTGCTGCCTGCCCCGTTGGGGCGTCTTGACGGAAATTACCGCGTCGTTGCGGCGGCAGGTGCAATCGTGGCACCTGTGATGTTTTCCCGGATAACGCGAGGATTTTCGACCGGGCAAGCCTTATCTTCACGAAACCGTGCGCAAGGCGATGAACCGCCCTTTCCAGGCCCGCATTCGCCCATGCTTTGTGCGTTTTCAGGGAAAAGGGTCCCTTGCGCGTCGGCCAGAAACAGATCCGGGGGAATCACCCCGCAGGGCGCGGTTGACAGCGCAAGACGGCGCGCAAAGCACGCCGAGGCGGTGCTGCCGTTTGCGGAAATCCAGCCGCACGGCAAAGGCAAATCCTCTGGCGTATCGGCAAAAGCTATTTTCGACTTTCTTGGGGGGGGAATGGTGGAGCCTAGGGGGATCGAACCCCTGACCTCTTGCATGCCATGCAAGCGCTCTCCCAGCTGAGCTAAGGCCCCATTCCGCAAGGCCGTTTGGCCCTGTGCGGCGTTCTCTATGGGAAGCCCGGGGCGGGATCAAGCGAAAAATCGCGCCCCCGGCAGATCGTTTTCGCGACGTTATTCTTCGTCGCTGGCGACGTCCGCGATCTCGTCCAGAGACACGTCATCGTCGTCATCGTCGTCGTCCAGGACATCATCGCCCAGGTCCACGTCGACCTCTTCATCGTCTTCCAGCACGACATCATCGGATTCTTTTTCCGAGGAGGCTTTCTTGCTGGCTGCATCGGCGGCATCGGCAGCGATCATCCGGCTCTTGCCGGTATCAAGCTCGACCACTTCGCCCGTGTAGGGGCTGATGGCAGGATTCTGGTTCAGATCGTAGAACCGTTTGCCTGTGGTCGGGCATAGGCGCTTGGTGCCCCATTCTTCCTTGGGCATATCAGTTCCCTTTTTCAGTTGAGACTCTTGTCCACAATCCGCGCCACCTGCCATAAGTGCAGGGAGGTGTCAAAACCTTTTGCGCCGGTTTGCCAGGCGTGGTTACCCCGGACCCGCAATCGAGACAGGAGAGCATATGGGCCAGCACGTCCTGCCGGGCAACCCCCCGGTTCCCGTGACCCTGCGGCGTTCCCCGCGGGCCAAGCGGATTTCGCTGCGGATCTCGGCGTTGGACGGCAAGGTGACCCTGACCCTTCCGGCGCATGTGTCGGAACGCAAGGCAATGGAATTCGCCGCCGAGAAGGAAGACTGGCTGCGCCATCACTTGTCGACCCGTGGCGCCGATGTCATGGTGCAACCGGGCGCGCACATTCCCATCGAAGGCCTGTTGCGCGTGGTCGCGCCCGGCGCCGGGCGGTCGGTGCGCCTGTTCCCCGATCGGGTCGAGGTGCCGGGCGATCCCGACCGGATGGGTCGCCGCCTTGGCGCCTGGCTGCGCGAACTGGCCCGTGACCGGCTGGCGGGGGCCTCGGATCTCTATGCCGCGCGTCTGGGCAGGACCTATGACCGGTTGACCCTGCGCGACACCCGCAGTCGCTGGGGTTCCTGCACCCATGACGGCGGGCTGATGTATTCCTGGCGGCTGATCCTGGCCCCGCCAGAGGTCCTGTCCTATGTCGCTGCGCACGAGGTCGCGCATCTGGCGCAGATGAACCATTCGCCCGCCTTCTGGGCCGGCGTCGAGGCGATCCACGGCCCCTATGCCCCGCCCCGCAAATGGTTGCGCGAAAACAGCAGCGACCTGCATCGCTATCGCTTCGAAGGCTAGGTTTCGGGCAAGGCGGGCGCGGGCAGGCTTGACCTTCCGCATCGCTGTGATCACAAGCGTCCCATGTTGATGCAAACCCGCCCCGATCCGTCGCCCCCCGCCCATGACCGCACCTATCGTGGCCTGCGGTCGCGGATCATGCACGGAGAGGTCGCGCCCGGTCAGGCCATGACCCTGCGCGGCATCGGCAAGGAATTCGGTGTCTCGATGACCCCGGCGCGCGAAGCGGTGCGACGCCTGGTCGCCGAGGGTGCGCTGCAATTGTCGGCCTCGGGCCGGGTATCCACCCCGGACCTGTCCAACGAACGGATCGAGGAACTGGCCGCCCTGCGGTCCCTGATCGAGGTCGAGCTGGCCTCGCGCGCCCTGCCCCGGGCGCATATGGCGCTGATCGACCGGCTGCAGACGATCAACGGCACGATCTCGGACATGGTGCAGGCCCATGACAGCGTCGGCTACATCCGCACCAACCTCGAATTCCACCGCACGCTGTATCTGCGGGCGCAGGCCCCGGCGATGCTGGCGATGGCGGAAACGGTCTGGCTGCAGCTGGGTCCGACGATGCGCAAGCTCTATGGCAAGATGCGCCGCAACGAGGCCCCGCATTTCCACCGCCACATCATCGCCGCCCTGAAGGCCGGGGATGAACCGGGGCTGCGGCTGGCGGTACGCTCGGACGTGACGCAGGGGCTGAAGATGCTGGTGGCCTAACGGGCCCGCCGGCCCTGGCGCACCACTTCGCCCGCGTCCCTCGGCAGCTTGCGGATGTCGATCAGCGCCAGCAGCGACAGCACCCCCAGCACCACGAAGGCGAAATGGAACCCGGCCGCCGCGTCATTGGGGAACAGCGCCTCGCCCATCCGCCAGCAGATCGCGCCGATCGCCACGCCCAGACCACGGC
The Pseudooceanicola algae genome window above contains:
- a CDS encoding M48 family metallopeptidase encodes the protein MGQHVLPGNPPVPVTLRRSPRAKRISLRISALDGKVTLTLPAHVSERKAMEFAAEKEDWLRHHLSTRGADVMVQPGAHIPIEGLLRVVAPGAGRSVRLFPDRVEVPGDPDRMGRRLGAWLRELARDRLAGASDLYAARLGRTYDRLTLRDTRSRWGSCTHDGGLMYSWRLILAPPEVLSYVAAHEVAHLAQMNHSPAFWAGVEAIHGPYAPPRKWLRENSSDLHRYRFEG
- a CDS encoding GntR family transcriptional regulator yields the protein MLMQTRPDPSPPAHDRTYRGLRSRIMHGEVAPGQAMTLRGIGKEFGVSMTPAREAVRRLVAEGALQLSASGRVSTPDLSNERIEELAALRSLIEVELASRALPRAHMALIDRLQTINGTISDMVQAHDSVGYIRTNLEFHRTLYLRAQAPAMLAMAETVWLQLGPTMRKLYGKMRRNEAPHFHRHIIAALKAGDEPGLRLAVRSDVTQGLKMLVA
- a CDS encoding bifunctional protein-serine/threonine kinase/phosphatase, with product MLKDADIRQRFAVTLGQGSDAGRKAVNQDFHGAMIPTGAELDLKGITLALADGISSSAVSAEAAETTVKSLLGDYYATPDAWTARVAACRVIAATNAWLFGQNSDLDDIDRGRVCTLSVLILKGREAHVLHVGDSRVTLLRGGAIEVLTEDHQTRLASGEIYLSRAIGSAAHVEIDYRRIALEPGDIFVLSSDGVHDYLTQAEITAALAAPPDDAAADLLARALANGSPDNVTVQVLRVDALPPEDAPLVPEEARLPVPPLPQPGGQIDGYRVLRQIHASDRSHVFLASDADGRRFALKIPAGELAADAETRRRFVLEEWIARRVTSPHVLAVPERTAPRSSLYVVTEYVDGQTLRQWMTDTPAPSLGVVRDLLGQIAAGLRALHRRQMIHQDIRPENIMIDREGLVKIIDLGSATVAGVEEAAPGTLGEMPGTLQYTAPEYLSGDVVSWRSDQFALGVIAYEMLTGRLPYGAQASRVTSRADQRRLRYRPARDDDSSVPDWIDLALRRALHPDPLRRYDALSEFCADLARPGAGWTAQAHRPLIERHPLRFWQGLSAVLAILCLILAIQLASQ
- a CDS encoding formate/nitrite transporter family protein encodes the protein MAYVQPKEFAAKMVDAGESKIFMATKDTLIRAYMAGAILALAAAFAVTVTVNTGNPLIGALLFPVGFCILYLLGFDLLTGVFTLAPLALLAKRPGCTWGGVLRNWGLVFVGNFAGALTVAVFMAIIFTMGFSQEPDAIGQKIGQIGEARTLGYAAAGGAGLLTVFIRAVMCNWMVSTGVVAAMMSTSVSGKIMAMWMPILIFFYLGFEHSIVNMFLFPSGIILGGEFTWADYFIYNEIPVVVGNLVGGLTFVGGMIYATHFRESPKRNAVARNDDIEKIPAE
- a CDS encoding cyanase; translated protein: MKDLAEITLLEKEDVTALIIASKRAAGLTRAGIAEAIGMSVTRVPSPKGDRVQVTMSGKYLAFNSW
- a CDS encoding isopenicillin N synthase family dioxygenase, with the translated sequence MAETDFPLIDLGAFLAADAPTRARIGAEVDRACRETGFLAVTNHGVPDTAIRGIWTCLQAFFDQGVAEKQALAPAPGAPYGYLGPGTEALAKSRGEDTPPDLKESFNGGPLTIPPGETDPDALAFCYAPTPWPAAPEGFRAAWEAYYSEMEQLAARIMQVFAVALDLPEDHFAGVIDQPISALRALNYPGQDRPPQAGQLRAGAHTDYGSLTILLPEPGSRGLEILTPQQVWRPVPPVEGAFVINIGDLMTLWTGGQWVSTLHRVVTPPEQARQRRMSLAFFHQPNWHAEIRPLAGDGAETAVSGPYLMGKFAAANS
- a CDS encoding TIGR02300 family protein; translation: MPKEEWGTKRLCPTTGKRFYDLNQNPAISPYTGEVVELDTGKSRMIAADAADAASKKASSEKESDDVVLEDDEEVDVDLGDDVLDDDDDDDDVSLDEIADVASDEE